A genomic stretch from Cellulomonas sp. KRMCY2 includes:
- the fdxA gene encoding ferredoxin: MTYVIAQPCVDVKDKACIEECPVDCIYEGKRSLYIHPDECVDCGACEPVCPVEAIYYEDDVPEQWSEYYKANVEFFDVLGSPGGAAKLGEIDYDHPIVAALPPQTGTT; the protein is encoded by the coding sequence GTGACCTATGTGATCGCTCAGCCCTGCGTCGACGTCAAGGACAAGGCCTGCATCGAGGAGTGTCCGGTCGACTGCATCTACGAGGGCAAGCGCTCGCTGTACATCCACCCCGACGAGTGCGTCGACTGCGGGGCGTGCGAGCCGGTGTGCCCCGTCGAGGCGATCTACTACGAGGACGACGTCCCCGAGCAGTGGAGCGAGTACTACAAGGCCAACGTGGAGTTCTTCGACGTGCTGGGCTCGCCGGGCGGTGCCGCCAAGCTCGGCGAGATCGACTACGACCACCCGATCGTCGCGGCCCTGCCGCCGCAGACCGGCACGACGTGA
- a CDS encoding citrate synthase, whose translation MTDIATAIAPVSLTVGDHEMRLPVVKASVGNDGVVVSSLLKETGLVTVDPGFMNTASCESEITYIDGDKGVLLYRGYPIEQLAAKSSFLEVSYLLTHGELPTSDQLSSWIERVERHTHLHDNFKALIGAFPTNAHPMAVLSSAVSALPGYYPEAADPFDPATVELATVLLLAKAPTIAAYAYRRSVGQQMIGPDRGRGYVADFLRMAFQPNGAYYDVDPTTAKALDLLLLLHADHEQNCSTSTVRIVGSSHANLFASVSAGVNALSGPLHGGANEAVLQMLDEIKADGGDATDFMRRVKAKEDGVRLMGFGHRVYKNYDPRAAIVKRAADEVLSQLGKRDEMLDIAMRLEEIALSDDYFIERKLYPNVDFYTGLLYKAMGFPTNMFTPIFAVGRMPGWIAQWREMMLDPATKIGRPRQIYTGPTVRDYPEPLAR comes from the coding sequence ATGACTGACATCGCGACCGCTATCGCACCTGTCTCGCTGACCGTGGGTGACCACGAGATGCGCCTACCCGTGGTGAAGGCTTCAGTCGGCAACGACGGAGTCGTGGTCTCGTCGTTGCTCAAGGAGACGGGCCTGGTCACCGTCGACCCCGGTTTCATGAACACCGCCTCGTGCGAGTCGGAGATCACCTACATCGACGGCGACAAGGGTGTCCTGCTCTACCGCGGCTACCCGATCGAGCAGCTCGCCGCGAAGTCCTCGTTCCTCGAGGTGTCCTACCTGCTCACGCACGGCGAGCTGCCGACATCCGACCAGCTCTCCTCGTGGATCGAGCGCGTCGAGCGGCACACGCACCTGCATGACAACTTCAAGGCCCTGATCGGTGCCTTCCCGACCAACGCGCACCCGATGGCCGTCCTGTCCAGCGCGGTCTCGGCGCTGCCCGGCTACTACCCGGAGGCCGCCGACCCGTTCGACCCGGCGACCGTCGAGCTCGCGACCGTGCTGCTGCTGGCCAAGGCTCCGACGATCGCGGCCTATGCCTACCGTCGTTCGGTCGGCCAGCAGATGATCGGCCCGGACCGTGGTCGCGGGTACGTCGCCGACTTCCTGCGGATGGCGTTCCAGCCCAACGGTGCGTACTACGACGTCGACCCGACGACGGCCAAGGCCCTGGACCTGCTGCTCCTGCTGCACGCCGATCACGAGCAGAACTGCTCGACGTCGACGGTGCGCATCGTCGGGTCGAGCCACGCCAACCTGTTCGCCTCCGTCTCGGCCGGCGTCAACGCGCTGTCCGGGCCGCTGCACGGGGGAGCGAACGAGGCAGTGCTCCAGATGCTCGACGAGATCAAGGCCGACGGGGGCGACGCCACCGACTTCATGCGGCGGGTCAAGGCCAAGGAGGACGGTGTGCGCCTGATGGGCTTCGGGCACCGGGTCTACAAGAACTACGACCCGCGGGCCGCGATCGTCAAGCGGGCAGCCGACGAGGTCCTGTCCCAGCTGGGCAAGCGGGACGAGATGCTCGACATCGCCATGCGCCTGGAGGAGATCGCCCTCAGCGACGACTACTTCATCGAGCGCAAGCTCTACCCCAACGTCGACTTCTACACCGGCCTGCTCTACAAGGCGATGGGCTTCCCGACGAACATGTTCACGCCGATCTTCGCCGTCGGCCGGATGCCCGGCTGGATCGCCCAGTGGCGCGAGATGATGCTCGACCCGGCGACCAAGATCGGCCGCCCCCGGCAGATCTACACCGGCCCGACGGTGCGGGACTACCCCGAGCCCCTCGCACGCTGA
- the typA gene encoding translational GTPase TypA has protein sequence MPVRSDLRNVAIVAHVDHGKTTLVDAMLWQSGSFGAHAHVDVRAMDSGDLEREKGITILAKNTAIRYRGPAAAAAGQPDGVTINVIDTPGHADFGGEVERGLSMVDGVVLLVDASEGPLPQTRFVLRKALEAKLPVILLVNKVDRPDSRISEVVAESTDLLLGLASDLHDDVPDLDLDAILDVPVVYAAAKAGRASRTQPADGTMPDSPDLEPLFAMILEKIPAPSYEEGAPLQAHVTNLDASPFLGRLALLRVFNGTIRKGQQVAWARADGTLQTVKITELLTTKALERVPTDQAGPGDIVAVAGIADITIGETLTDIDDPRPLPLIKVDDPAISMTIGINTAPLAGKGGKNHKVTARQVKDRLDSELVGNVSLRVLPTERPDAWEVQGRGELALAILVEQMRREGFELTVGKPQVVTRVIDGKINEPMEHMTIDVPEEYLGAVTQLLAQRKGRMETMSNHGTGWVRMEFVVPARGLIGFRTQFLTDTRGTGIASSIAHGYEPWVGAIETRTNGSLVADRPGKVTPFAMVNLQERGSFFVDPTQEVYEGMIVGENSRNEDMDVNITKEKKLTNMRAAASDTFENLTPPRHLTLEESLEFAREDECVEVTPDVVRLRKVVLDQTDRGRLTARAKRA, from the coding sequence ATGCCTGTGCGCTCCGACCTGCGCAACGTCGCGATCGTCGCCCACGTCGACCACGGCAAGACCACCCTGGTGGACGCCATGCTGTGGCAGTCCGGTTCCTTCGGTGCGCACGCGCACGTGGATGTGCGGGCCATGGACTCGGGCGACCTGGAGCGTGAGAAGGGCATCACGATCCTGGCCAAGAACACGGCCATCAGGTACCGGGGCCCGGCTGCTGCCGCGGCCGGTCAGCCGGACGGGGTCACGATCAACGTCATCGACACCCCGGGGCACGCCGACTTCGGTGGCGAGGTCGAGCGCGGCCTGTCCATGGTCGACGGTGTCGTGCTCCTGGTCGACGCGAGCGAGGGTCCGCTGCCCCAGACCCGCTTCGTGCTGCGCAAGGCCCTCGAGGCCAAGCTGCCGGTGATCCTGCTCGTGAACAAGGTCGACCGGCCGGACTCGCGCATCTCGGAGGTCGTGGCGGAGTCCACCGACCTGCTGCTCGGCCTGGCCAGCGACCTGCACGACGACGTCCCCGACCTCGACCTGGACGCGATCCTCGACGTCCCCGTGGTGTACGCCGCAGCCAAGGCCGGTCGCGCGTCACGGACCCAGCCCGCCGACGGCACCATGCCCGACAGCCCCGACCTCGAGCCGCTGTTCGCGATGATCCTCGAGAAGATCCCGGCACCGTCCTACGAGGAGGGTGCCCCGCTGCAGGCGCACGTCACCAACCTCGACGCCTCGCCGTTCCTCGGCCGCCTCGCCCTCCTCCGCGTCTTCAACGGGACGATCCGCAAGGGTCAGCAGGTCGCCTGGGCCCGGGCCGACGGGACGCTGCAGACCGTCAAGATCACCGAGCTGCTCACGACCAAGGCGCTCGAGCGGGTCCCGACCGACCAGGCCGGCCCCGGTGACATCGTGGCTGTCGCAGGCATCGCGGACATCACCATCGGCGAGACGCTCACCGACATCGACGACCCGCGCCCGCTGCCGCTGATCAAGGTCGACGACCCCGCGATCTCCATGACGATCGGGATCAACACCGCGCCGCTGGCCGGCAAGGGCGGCAAGAACCACAAGGTCACCGCCCGTCAGGTCAAGGACCGTCTCGACAGCGAGCTGGTCGGCAACGTGTCGCTCCGCGTGCTGCCGACCGAGCGTCCCGACGCGTGGGAGGTCCAGGGCCGCGGTGAGCTCGCACTCGCCATCCTCGTCGAGCAGATGCGCCGCGAGGGCTTCGAGCTGACGGTGGGCAAGCCCCAGGTGGTCACCAGGGTCATCGACGGCAAGATCAACGAGCCGATGGAGCACATGACCATCGACGTGCCGGAGGAGTACCTCGGAGCGGTCACCCAGCTGCTGGCCCAGCGCAAGGGCCGGATGGAGACGATGTCGAACCACGGCACCGGCTGGGTCCGGATGGAGTTCGTCGTGCCGGCACGCGGGCTGATCGGCTTCCGCACCCAGTTCCTCACGGACACCCGCGGCACCGGGATCGCCTCGTCGATCGCGCACGGCTACGAGCCGTGGGTCGGCGCGATCGAGACCCGCACCAACGGCTCGCTCGTCGCGGACCGCCCGGGCAAGGTCACCCCCTTCGCCATGGTCAACCTGCAGGAGCGCGGGTCGTTCTTCGTCGACCCCACGCAGGAGGTCTACGAGGGCATGATCGTCGGCGAGAACTCGCGTAACGAGGACATGGACGTCAACATCACCAAGGAGAAGAAGCTCACGAACATGCGCGCCGCCGCCAGCGACACGTTCGAGAACCTCACTCCGCCGCGTCACCTGACGCTCGAGGAGTCCCTCGAGTTCGCCCGGGAGGACGAGTGCGTCGAGGTCACGCCGGACGTCGTCCGCCTGCGCAAGGTGGTCCTCGACCAGACCGACCGTGGCCGCCTCACGGCGCGCGCCAAGCGCGCCTGA
- the dapC gene encoding succinyldiaminopimelate transaminase — MGLLTGSLPDFPWDTLVPYADRARMHPDGIVDLSVGTPVDPTPSLVREALAAAADAPGYPTTQGTAELRAAVVAWFARRRGVAGLTPTAVLPTIGSKELVAWLPSVLGLGHGDVVVHPEAAYPTYDVGARLAGASALPADDVAAWSGRDDVRLVWVNSPSNPTGQVLGVDELRGVVEAARRIGAVVASDECYALLAWDEPWASGGVPSILDPRVCGGRHDGLLAVHSLSKQSNLAGYRAAFVAGDQDLVHRLLEVRKHAGMMVPGPVQAAMAVALADDAHVDAQRERYRRRRRVLVEAFEVAGLEIDASPAGLYLWVRAAGAGQDCWQTVADLADLGILVAPGSFYGPAGARHVRVALTASDETVVRAAARLTGA; from the coding sequence ATGGGCCTCCTGACCGGTAGCCTGCCGGACTTCCCCTGGGACACCCTCGTCCCGTACGCCGACCGTGCCCGCATGCACCCGGACGGGATCGTCGACCTCTCGGTCGGCACGCCGGTCGACCCGACGCCCTCCCTGGTCCGCGAGGCGCTCGCCGCCGCGGCCGATGCGCCCGGCTACCCGACCACGCAGGGCACCGCCGAGCTGCGTGCGGCGGTGGTCGCGTGGTTCGCCCGGCGTCGCGGGGTCGCGGGTCTCACCCCGACGGCCGTGCTGCCGACCATCGGCTCCAAGGAGCTCGTCGCGTGGTTGCCGTCCGTGCTGGGACTCGGCCACGGCGACGTCGTCGTGCACCCTGAGGCGGCCTACCCCACCTACGACGTCGGCGCCCGACTGGCCGGGGCCTCGGCGCTGCCGGCGGACGACGTCGCAGCATGGTCCGGGCGGGACGACGTCCGGCTGGTCTGGGTGAACTCGCCGTCGAACCCGACCGGGCAGGTCCTCGGGGTCGACGAGCTGCGCGGTGTGGTCGAGGCCGCGCGACGGATCGGCGCCGTCGTCGCGAGCGACGAGTGCTACGCCCTGCTGGCGTGGGACGAGCCGTGGGCGAGCGGCGGCGTGCCGAGCATCCTCGACCCGCGGGTCTGCGGTGGCCGGCACGACGGCCTGCTCGCCGTGCACTCGCTGTCCAAGCAGTCGAACCTCGCGGGGTACCGTGCGGCCTTCGTCGCGGGCGACCAGGATCTCGTCCATCGGCTGCTCGAGGTCCGCAAGCACGCCGGGATGATGGTGCCCGGGCCGGTGCAGGCGGCGATGGCCGTCGCGCTGGCCGACGACGCCCACGTCGACGCCCAGCGCGAGCGGTACCGCAGACGGCGGCGGGTGCTCGTCGAGGCGTTCGAGGTGGCGGGGCTCGAGATCGACGCGTCGCCGGCCGGGCTGTACCTGTGGGTTCGGGCGGCAGGCGCCGGGCAGGACTGCTGGCAGACGGTCGCCGACCTGGCCGACCTCGGCATCCTCGTGGCACCGGGCTCGTTCTACGGGCCCGCCGGCGCCCGCCACGTGCGGGTCGCGCTGACGGCGTCGGACGAGACGGTCGTGCGCGCAGCGGCCCGGCTGACCGGCGCCTGA
- a CDS encoding PIG-L family deacetylase, with protein sequence MPAEGCLLAVHAHPDDETLSTGALLATWSQAGRPVTVVTCTRGERGEVIGDELAHLEGDGPALAAHREGELADALRALGVSDHLFLDQVASSDVETSAARYTDSGMAWAGVGRAGPAAALPAGAFVAADLDAAAVRLAAVIRDRRPDVVVGYEPGGGYGHPDHITAHRVVQRAVVLAELGELAGAEPFRVPVVLWAVLDAQLLRAGYAALAPLAHDRLVGPDPTGPLPAGAVEPEVVDVRVDVRPVVDRVLGALRAHRTQVHAVRAHGAGPLLGSLALSNDVLAPLLAVETYRYAVGREHGPVSWPVGVAAREGS encoded by the coding sequence TTGCCGGCTGAGGGATGCCTGCTTGCCGTCCACGCCCACCCCGACGACGAGACCCTGAGCACCGGGGCGCTGCTGGCGACCTGGTCGCAGGCCGGTCGGCCGGTGACTGTCGTCACGTGCACCCGCGGTGAGCGGGGCGAGGTCATCGGCGACGAGCTCGCCCACCTGGAGGGCGACGGGCCCGCACTCGCGGCGCACCGCGAGGGCGAGCTGGCCGACGCCTTGCGCGCCCTGGGGGTGAGCGACCACCTGTTCCTCGACCAGGTGGCGTCGTCCGACGTCGAGACGTCAGCGGCCCGGTACACGGACTCGGGCATGGCCTGGGCGGGCGTCGGTCGTGCTGGCCCGGCCGCTGCGCTGCCGGCCGGGGCCTTCGTCGCAGCCGACCTCGACGCCGCCGCGGTGCGGCTCGCCGCGGTGATCCGCGACCGGCGGCCCGATGTCGTCGTGGGGTACGAACCCGGTGGTGGCTACGGTCACCCGGACCACATCACGGCCCACCGCGTGGTGCAGCGCGCGGTCGTGCTCGCCGAGCTCGGCGAGCTCGCAGGCGCCGAGCCGTTCCGGGTCCCCGTCGTGCTCTGGGCCGTCCTCGACGCACAGCTCCTCCGGGCCGGTTACGCGGCCCTGGCTCCCCTTGCGCACGACCGTCTCGTCGGGCCCGACCCCACCGGCCCCCTGCCGGCCGGCGCGGTCGAGCCCGAGGTCGTCGACGTGCGCGTCGACGTCCGGCCGGTGGTCGATCGGGTGCTCGGTGCGCTGCGCGCCCACCGGACACAGGTCCATGCGGTTCGCGCGCACGGTGCCGGCCCGCTGCTCGGCAGTCTCGCGCTGAGCAACGACGTCCTAGCTCCGCTCCTGGCCGTGGAGACGTACCGGTACGCGGTGGGCCGCGAGCACGGGCCGGTCAGCTGGCCGGTGGGTGTGGCCGCGCGCGAGGGGTCCTGA
- a CDS encoding VanW family protein, producing the protein MTDGRQNDVVDDDAQVAPREAGTVENRPDEAVADDAATDGVVEVPTEAVGQEHEDAPAPDVARDSSEDGVPAAAEPAVVPTGANEPEVSTEPAAAPEPTPAAEPESAPEPEAIAASEPEPEHAAQPEAAAAPESESAPEPVPEPEAAPEPVPELEAAPEPEPEPEPAPAPVPAPELAPAPVPAPELAPEPTPAPEPTPAPAAADAFEPDGATDRWSPRPWDAPTMVMPPIAPAPTPAVGSPAATPPPPPPVRISPFDRSELSDRTELPPADPSSQSSPPPPVTAVAAAVGAVASGTTRTPDRTRTPEPDQDRHDDSPMDVFPNEHRRRRWPRVVGLFAALVVVLGGLYVGALWLWSDRVPPGATVAGVEIGGLASNEAVALLDDSLAAASTEPIAVAAGDKRTELDPVAAGLALDAQATVDGLTGFGLEPSRLWHQLFGTGIVQPVSDIDEAALEVVVGEVADALVTEPIDGTVVFVDGQAQGTEAVDGAAVDPEVAVGRITAGWLTAPRPIELPTTVTPPTITQAEVERAIDEVGRPLAGAPVSVAVADQIAELPADVVASAASFVPDEGTLVLQLDGALLVEAVTARTTNLLTSPSDASFAFENGAPVIVPGIPGTTLDPDALAAAVAVAATGSDRTARVELVETDPAESTAELEALGVTQIVSEFSTPLNSEPKRTGNIANGASIISGTLIRPGETFSLTEALGPIDAAHGFVQAGAIVSGEHTDAWGGGLSQLSTTTYNAAYLAGFEDVEHHPHSEWFSRYPEGREATIFTGVLDMQWKNNTPYGALVQSWVEGGRVYVRIWGTPHWTVESTTSGRSNVVAPTTVYSQSPTCEPQSAGNQGFTVTVTRRVLLQGVEQDTESWTVRYKPQNTVVCGPAPTPAG; encoded by the coding sequence ATGACCGACGGACGACAGAACGACGTCGTTGACGACGACGCCCAGGTCGCTCCGCGCGAGGCCGGGACGGTCGAGAACCGACCCGACGAGGCCGTGGCTGACGACGCCGCGACTGACGGGGTCGTCGAGGTACCGACTGAGGCGGTGGGCCAGGAGCACGAGGACGCGCCGGCGCCAGACGTCGCGCGGGACTCGTCCGAGGATGGCGTGCCCGCGGCCGCCGAACCCGCTGTCGTGCCCACGGGAGCGAACGAGCCGGAGGTCTCGACCGAGCCGGCGGCGGCGCCCGAACCCACGCCCGCGGCCGAGCCCGAGTCGGCACCGGAGCCCGAGGCGATCGCCGCATCGGAGCCCGAGCCCGAGCACGCGGCGCAGCCGGAAGCTGCGGCCGCACCGGAGTCGGAGTCGGCACCGGAGCCCGTACCCGAGCCGGAGGCCGCACCGGAGCCCGTACCCGAGCTGGAAGCTGCACCGGAGCCGGAGCCGGAGCCGGAGCCCGCGCCCGCACCCGTGCCCGCGCCGGAGCTCGCGCCCGCACCCGTGCCCGCGCCGGAGCTCGCGCCCGAGCCCACGCCCGCACCCGAGCCGACACCCGCGCCCGCGGCCGCTGACGCCTTCGAGCCTGACGGTGCGACCGACCGGTGGAGCCCGCGGCCGTGGGACGCGCCGACCATGGTCATGCCCCCGATCGCTCCTGCACCCACCCCGGCTGTCGGGTCCCCGGCCGCGACGCCACCTCCACCCCCGCCGGTGCGGATCTCGCCCTTCGACCGCTCAGAGCTCTCCGACCGCACCGAGCTCCCGCCGGCCGACCCGTCGTCACAGTCGTCACCACCGCCTCCGGTCACCGCCGTCGCTGCCGCTGTGGGTGCGGTCGCCTCGGGCACGACCCGGACACCGGACCGCACCCGCACGCCGGAGCCGGACCAGGACCGGCACGACGACTCGCCGATGGACGTCTTCCCCAACGAGCACCGTCGTCGGCGGTGGCCGAGGGTCGTCGGTCTGTTCGCGGCGCTCGTCGTGGTCCTCGGTGGGCTCTACGTCGGAGCGCTGTGGCTCTGGTCCGACCGCGTGCCCCCGGGTGCGACGGTCGCGGGCGTCGAGATCGGCGGCCTGGCGTCGAACGAGGCCGTCGCCCTTCTGGACGACTCCCTGGCTGCGGCGTCGACGGAGCCGATCGCGGTCGCGGCCGGGGACAAGCGCACGGAGCTCGACCCGGTCGCCGCTGGCCTCGCCCTGGACGCCCAGGCGACGGTCGACGGGCTCACCGGCTTCGGCCTCGAGCCGAGCCGGCTGTGGCACCAGCTCTTCGGGACCGGCATCGTCCAGCCCGTCAGCGACATCGACGAGGCCGCTCTCGAGGTGGTCGTCGGCGAGGTCGCCGACGCCCTGGTGACGGAGCCGATCGACGGCACCGTGGTCTTCGTCGACGGTCAGGCCCAGGGCACGGAGGCGGTCGACGGCGCAGCTGTCGACCCCGAGGTCGCGGTCGGACGCATCACTGCGGGCTGGCTGACGGCGCCCCGGCCGATCGAGCTGCCCACGACGGTCACCCCGCCGACCATCACGCAGGCGGAGGTCGAGCGGGCCATCGACGAGGTGGGTCGTCCGCTGGCCGGCGCGCCGGTGAGCGTGGCCGTCGCCGACCAGATCGCCGAGCTGCCGGCCGATGTGGTCGCGTCGGCTGCGTCCTTCGTGCCCGACGAGGGCACCCTCGTGCTCCAGCTCGACGGTGCCCTGCTGGTCGAGGCGGTGACCGCCCGCACGACCAACCTCCTCACGTCCCCGTCGGATGCGTCGTTCGCCTTCGAGAACGGCGCCCCGGTGATCGTTCCCGGCATCCCGGGCACAACCCTCGACCCGGACGCCCTGGCGGCGGCGGTCGCAGTCGCGGCGACGGGTAGCGACCGCACGGCGCGGGTCGAGCTCGTCGAGACCGACCCGGCGGAGTCGACGGCCGAGCTCGAGGCGCTCGGCGTCACGCAGATCGTCTCGGAGTTCTCGACCCCGCTGAACAGCGAGCCGAAGCGCACAGGGAACATCGCCAACGGGGCGAGCATCATCAGCGGCACGCTGATCCGGCCCGGCGAGACCTTCAGCCTCACCGAGGCGCTGGGACCGATCGACGCCGCGCACGGGTTCGTCCAGGCCGGCGCGATCGTCAGCGGTGAGCACACCGACGCGTGGGGCGGTGGCCTGTCCCAGCTGTCGACGACCACGTACAACGCCGCGTACCTCGCCGGCTTCGAGGACGTCGAGCACCACCCGCACAGCGAGTGGTTCTCGCGGTACCCCGAGGGGCGCGAGGCGACGATCTTCACCGGCGTGCTCGACATGCAGTGGAAGAACAACACTCCCTACGGCGCGCTCGTGCAGTCCTGGGTCGAGGGGGGCCGGGTGTACGTGCGGATCTGGGGGACGCCGCACTGGACCGTGGAGTCGACCACCAGTGGGCGCTCGAACGTCGTCGCACCGACGACCGTCTACTCCCAGTCACCCACCTGCGAGCCGCAGTCGGCCGGCAACCAGGGCTTCACCGTGACCGTGACGCGTCGGGTGCTCCTGCAGGGGGTCGAGCAGGACACGGAGTCCTGGACGGTGCGCTACAAGCCGCAGAACACAGTGGTCTGCGGCCCGGCTCCGACCCCGGCCGGCTGA